A window of the Gossypium hirsutum isolate 1008001.06 chromosome A05, Gossypium_hirsutum_v2.1, whole genome shotgun sequence genome harbors these coding sequences:
- the LOC107957231 gene encoding T-complex protein 1 subunit epsilon, with product MALAFDEYGRPFIILKEQEQKTRLSGLEAQKANISAGRAVSRILRTSLGPKGMDKMLQSPDGDVTITNDGATILEQMDVDNQIAKLMVELSRSQDYEIGDGTTGVVVMAGALLEQAERLLERGIHPIRIAEGYEMASRIAVEHLECIAQKFDFGPTNIEPLVQTCMTTLSSKIVSRCKRALAEISVKAVLSVADLERKDVNLDLIKVEGKVGGKLEDTELIYGITVDKDMSHPQMPKQIEDAKIAILTCPFEPPKPKTKHKVDIDTVEKFQTLRQQEQKYFDDMVQKCKEVGATLVICQWGFDDEANHLLMHQNLPAVRWVGGVELELIAIATGGRIVPRFQELTPEKLGRAGLVRERSFGTTKDKMLYIEHCANSRAVTIFIRGGNKMMIEETKRSIHDALCVARNLIRNNFIVYGGGAAEISCSIAVEAAADKYPGVEQYAIRAFADALDAVPMALAENSGLQPIETLSAVKSQQIKENNPHFGIDCNDVGTNDMCEQNVFETLIGKQQQILLATQVVKMILKIDDVISPSDY from the exons ATGGCGTTGGCGTTCGACGAGTACGGTAGGCCATTCATTATACTTAAAGAACAAGAGCAGAAAACGAGGCTGAGCGGGCTCGAAGCTCAAAAAGCCAACATTTCCGCAGGCAGAGCGGTCTCTCGGATCCTCCGAACCTCTCTAGGACCCAAAGGCATGGATAAGATGCTCCAAAGCCCCGACGGCGATGTCACCATCA CAAACGATGGGGCAACAATATTGGAGCAGATGGATGTTGACAATCAAATTGCTAAGTTGATGGTTGAGCTGTCTCGGAGTCAGGATTATGAAATTGGGGATGGAACGACTGGTGTTGTTGTCATGGCTGGAGCACTTCTAGAGCAGGCAGAGCGGCTATTGGAACGTGGGATTCATCCCATCCGTATTGCAGAGGGTTATGAAATGGCTTCTAGAATAGCTGTTGAGCATTTGGAGTGTATAGCCCAGAAGTTTGATTTTGGACCAACAAATATAGAGCCTTTGGTTCAAACATGCATGACCACACTATCCTCAAAAAT tGTGAGTCGATGCAAGCGTGCTTTGGCTGAAATTTCTGTTAAAGCAGTTCTTTCTGTTGCTGATCTAGAGAGGAAAGATGTCAATTTAGATCTGATTAAGGTTGAGGGAAAAGttggaggaaaattggaagacaCTGAGCTAATATATGGAATTACTGTTGATAAAGACATGAGTCATCCTCAGATGCCAAAGCAAATTGAAGATGCAAAAATTGCCATATTAACTTGTCCATTTGAGCCACCTAAGCCAAAGACTAAACATAAAGTAGACATTGATACGGTGGAAAAGTTTCAGACTCTACGTCAGCAAGAACAAAAGTATTTTGATGACATGGTTCAGAAATGCAAG GAGGTTGGTGCCACATTGGTTATCTGTCAATGGGGATTTGATGATGAGGCAAATCATTTATTAATGCACCAGAACTTGCCTGCCGTCAGATGGGTTGGTGGTGTGGAATTGGAATTGATAGCAATAGCTACAG GTGGAAGGATTGTGCCAAGGTTCCAGGAGTTGACCCCAGAAAAGTTGGGAAGG GCTGGTTTGGTCAGAGAGAGGTCTTTTggcactacaaaagataaaaTGTTATACATTGAGCACTGTGCGAATTCAAGGGCTGTAACCATATTTATTCGTGGAG GAAACAAGATGATGATAGAGGAGACAAAGCGCAGTATCCATGATGCACTTTGTGTGGCCAGGAATCTAATTCGCAACAATTTTATCGTCTATGGTGGTGGCGCAGCTGAGATTTCTTGCTCAATTGCTGTTGAGGCAGCGGCAGATAAATATCCAGGAGTTGAGCAG TATGCAATCCGAGCATTCGCGGATGCTTTAGATGCTGTCCCCATGGCTCTGGCCGAAAATAGTGGGCTCCAACCCATTGAGACGCTATCAGCAGTGAAATCTCAACAAATTAAG GAGAATAATCCTCACTTTGGAATCGACTGCAATGATGTTGGGACTAATGATATGTGTGAGCAAAATGTCTTTGAAACGCTGATTGGGAAGCAGCAGCAGATCTTGCTTGCAACACAAGTTGTTAAGATGATTTTGAAGATTGATGATGTCATTTCCCCATCTGACTACTGA